The Streptomyces sp. NBC_01439 genome contains the following window.
CTTCACGGCCCGCGTGTAGTCGTCCTTCGCCCCCTGCGTCACCTGACGGGCCCGCTCGGCGACCACCGGCGGCAGGTTGTCCGGGAGCTTCGTGTACTCCTGGCGGATCGCCGGGTCGGGCTCCGGGGCCTTCTGGAGCTGCTGGGCCGTCGGCTTCAGCAGCAGGCTGCGCACCATGTACTGGGCGCCCTGGACGTTCTGGAAGCGGTCCCGGCCCAGCTGGTCGCCGACCAGGGTCCGGCCGACCGGCTCGAACCGCCACTTGCCGCCGATGTTCACCGACGTCGCCGGATACGGCATGGGGAGGTAGCGCTGCGTGTAGTAGTCCGCCGCCGTGATGTTGGTGGTGACCTCGACCGCGGTGCCGCTGACCGGCGCGCGGAGCCCCGGCGGTGCCGGCAGCTCCTCCGGTACGTCGATCAGGGCCCGCCCGGAGGCCTCCCACTTGACGCCGTTGAACTCGTCCAGGGCCAGGATCCGCAGGTACTGGTCGCCCTGCTGCGGGCTGTTCGTCCGGTACTTGAGGATCACGCGGTTGTCCTGCGCGTTCAGGTTGCTCTGCAAGGAGACCAGCGGGTTGACCGCCGAGATCGTTCCGCCCGCACCGCCGCCGCTCTCCTCGTCCTCCTGCGTGCCGCCCAGCAGCCCGCCGCCGAGCGAGGGCAGCACGGCCGGCACCGCCAGCGCCAGGCCCAGGGTCACCGCACCGATCCGCCGCCCGAACTTCACGGGCGCCGTCGCCTGCCCGCCCGCCCCGTTGCCGAGGCCGGAGTCGGCGGCCCCCCGGCGCGGGGACGCGCCGAAGACGCGGCCCCACTGGGCGAGCCGGTCACGGCCCTCGGACAGCAGCAGCACCAGGTAGCCGGAGCCCGCGAGCAGGAAGGAGAACCAGGAGGCGTCACCGCCGCCCGCGAGCCCCGAGGCCACCGAGTACAGCGCCAGCAGCGGCAGCCCGGCCGCGGCGGCCGTGCGCAGGGTCACCGCCAGCGTGTCCACCAGCAGCCCGATCAGCAGCACGCCGGACACCAACAGCAGTTTGATGCCGTCCGTCAGCGGAGCCGGGATCGCGAACTCGCCCACGTCCCTGATGCCCTGACCGAACAGCGCGCCGAAGTCCGTCACCAGGTAGGCCAGCGGCCCGTCCCCGTGGGACTCGCCCTTGCCGGCGTAGAGGAACGCGAGCACCAGCAGCGACACCAGCGCCTGTGCGGCGACGGTCAGCGTCCGTGCCAGCGGCACCCGCCGGGCGCCGGCGCCCACCGCGCTCTGCACGGCGAGCAGCAGCGCCGCCTGGAGCAGCCAGGCCTGTGAGTCCACCAGCGGGTTCAGCGACCACGAGGTGAGCAGCGTCGCCAGTGCTGCGAACAGCGTCAGTTTCGCCCGCCCGCTCATTCCCGACCTCCGGAGGTTCCCGTACCGGCGCGCGCGGTCCCGGCCTGGCGCCACAGTTCGCCGAAGGCGACCCCGGGCGGAGCGGCCAGTGCCGTCCAGCCCGCGTCGCGCAGCCTGCGCAGCCGCTCTTCCAGCGGGGGCACGGCGTGCCCCGGAGCGGGCTGTCCGCCCCAGCTCGCGGAGTCCAGTACGAAGGCCACCGCGCCCGAGGTGCGCTGGCGCATCTGGGCGGCCAGTTCCGTCTGTACGTCGTCCAGGTCGCCGAAGAAGGCGATGAGGAGCCCGTCACCGCCGGCTCCGCTGAAGCCGCCGCTGCCACCGGAGCGCACCGCGTCGTAGGCGCGGGAGAGCCCGGCGCCGTCGGAGTGTCCGACGACCGCGAGGGTGTCCATCATCAGCCCGGCGGCCTCCGCGGACTCCTGCCCGCCGGAGGAGAATCCGCCGCCGCCCTCACCGGGCACCGAGCTGCCGGTGTCGGTGAGCAGCCGTGTGGAGAAGCCCTGTTCCAGGACGTGCACCAGGCTGGAGGCGGCGGCCGAGACGGCCCACTCGAAGGCGGAGTCGGGGCCGGCGCCGTCGAAGGCCAGGCGCCGGGTGTCCAGCAGGACGGTGGCCCGGCTGCGCTGCGGTTGCTCCTCGCGGCGGACCATCAGCTCGCCGTAGCGGGCGGTCGAGCGCCAGTGCACCCGGCGCAGGTCGTCGCCGCGCTGGTAGCCGCGGGGGATCACGTCGTCGTCGCCGGCCAGCGCGAGGGAGCGGCGGCTGCCGTCGCCGTAGCCGTTGGACTCGCCGGCCAGGCGGACGGGCGGGAGGGGCTCGGTGCGCGGGATGACGGTGAGGGTGTCGTAGGTGCTGAAGGAGCGGGTCAGCTCGACCAGTCCGAAGGGGTCGGACAGGCGCAGCTGGAGCGGGCCGAGCGGATAGCGGCCGCGCAGGTCGGAGCGGACCCGGTAGGACACCTCGCGGCGGCCGCCGGGCTCGACCCGGTCCAGGACGAACCGCGGGCGCGGGCCCAGGACGTAGGGCACCCGGTCCTGGAGCATCAGCAGGCCGGTGGGCAGTCGGGAGACGTTGTCCATGCGCAGCTGTACGCGGGCCTCGCCGCCCGCGGGGACCCGCCCCGGGCTGAGCCGGCGGCTGCCGGAGACCCGGAAGCGGGTGCGGTGGAGGGCGTAGACGCAGATCAGCGGCAGGAGGGCGAGCAGCATGCCGACCCGCAGCAGTTCGCCCTGGCCCAGGACGTACGCACAGGCGGCGGCGGCTATCCCGGCGGCCAGGAACGAGCGGCCGCGGGTGGTCAGCCCGGACAGCGACGCGCGCAGTCCGCCGCCGTCCCCCGGGCCGCCGGCGCCGCGCGGGGCACCGGCGCTCATCAGAAGCTCCGGGTGCCCGCGCCGGGCGGCATCTCGCCGCGGGCGTGCGCGGCCGGGACGGGAGTGCGCTGCAGGATCTCGCCGATGACCTGCTCGGCGGTGCGGCGGTTGAGCTGGGCCTGCGCGGTGGGCAGCAGCCGGTGCGCGAGGACCGGGGCGGCCAGGGCCTGGACGTCGTCGGGCAGGGCGTAGTCCCGGCCGGCGAGCGCGGCGGAGGCCTTCACGGCGCGCAGCAGGTGCAGGGTGGCCCGCGGCGACGCACCGAGCCGCAGGTCGGGGTGGGTGCGGGTGGCGGAGACCAGGTCGACGACGTAGCGCCGGACGGGCTCGGCCACGTACACCTCGCGGACCGCTTCGATCAGCTTGACGATCTCGTGGGCGTGCGCGACGGACGTCAGGTCGTCGAGCGGGGAGACCCCGCCGTGCACGTCGAGCATCTGGAGCTCGGCCTCGGGGCTGGGGTAGCCGACGGAGACGCGGGCCATGAAGCGGTCGCGCTGGGCCTCGGGCAGCGGGTACGTGCCCTCCATCTCTACCGGGTTCTGGGTGGCGACGACCATGAAGGGGCTGGGCAGCGTGTAGGTCGTGCCGTCGATGGTGACCTGGCGCTCCTCCATCGACTCCAGCAGCGCGGACTGGGTCTTCGGCGAGGCGCGGTTGATCTCGTCCCCGATGACGATCTGCGCGAAGATCGCGCCCGGCTTGAACTCGAACTCGCGGCGCTGCTGGTCGTAGATGCTGACGCCGGTGATGTCGGAGGGCAGCAGGTCCGGCGTGAACTGGATGCGCTGGACCGAGCAGTCGATGGACTTGGCGAGCGTCTTGGCGAGCATCGTCTTGCCGACGCCGGGCACGTCCTCGATCAGCAGGTGCCCCTCGGCGAGGAGCACGGTCAGCGCGAGGCGGACGACCTCGGGCTTGCCTTCGATCACGCTCTCGACCGACTGGCGCACCCGCTCCACCGTGCTGGTCAGATCCGCGAGGCTCGCTCGGTCGTCGTACGTCGTCACCTTGGTTCTCCTCGGCCCATTTCCAGGGCCGACGCCCTTGGCGCTTGAACCGGCCCACCCCGAAACACGGACACCGGTCCCGGGGGATCCCGGGAGGTGCCATCCCGCATTCTTGACGGCGTTACGGCCTCGTGTCACTCAAGAGCTGGGATCGATCTCCCGCAGGAGCCCGGTGTGCACATCGAAGACGAAGCCTCGCACATCGTCCTTGTGGGGCAGGAAGGGGTTCGTGCGGACCCGCTGCATCGACTGGCGAACGTCCTGGTCGACGTCCCGGAAGGCCTCGACGGCCCAGGCGGGACGCTGGCCGACCTCGTCCTCCAGCTCGTGCCGGAAGTCCTCGGTCAGGTTTTCGAGGCCGCAGCCGGTGTGGTGGATGAGTATCACCGTGCGGGTGCCCAGGGCCCGCTGGCTGATGGTGAGGGAACGGATCGTGTCGTCGGTGACCACACCGCCCGCGTTGCGGATCGTGTGACAGTCGCCGAGTTCCAGACCGAGGGCCTTGTGCAGGTCGAGGCGGGCGTCCATACAGGCCACGACGGCGACCTTGAGGACGGGGTGGGCGTCCATGCCGGGGTCGGAGAACTGCGCGGCGTACCGCTGGTTCGCCTCGACCAGCCGGTCGGTGACGGATCCGCCGACGGATGCCTCGGACGGGGACTCGGCAGGCAGGGATGCGGAAGTCGTCATGGGTACGACGGTAGTGGTCACGGCGGGGCACGGTCCTGCGTGAGAGCGGACAAAGAACGCCAACGAGCCTTGTTGTGAGCTAACCCACAGGGGTGGGCGCGAGGCGGCTGTTCGGGTGGTTCGCGTCATTTGTCGGTTCGCGTCGAGAGCCGCGCACGCCGCGCGGGGCGGTTCGTTGACCGCGGCGACCGTTGCACTAAAGTGACGCGAACCGGCCGGAGCCCGGCCCTGAACGGCCGCCCGGCCCCCGATGAACACTCCGCGTGCGCGGCGCGTACGTACGGCCCGGCCCTCTCCCGCTCACCGGCCGGCCGGCGCCACCTTCCCCGGCGCCGGTCGCGGATGCGGGGATCCGGTGGTGCGTACGCCTGCCGCGCCGTTATCTGAGAGGGCGCTTTGACTAGCGAGTCCCGACATGTCCCGGTGATGCTCCAGCGGTGCCTGGACCTGTTGGCCCCGGCACTGGAGAGGCCCGGGGCCGTCGTCGTCGACTGCACCCTCGGCCTCGGCGGCCACAGCGAGGCCCTGCTGACCCGGTTCCCCGAGGCCCACCTGATCGGCCTCGACCGCGACAAGGAGGCCCTGCGGCTCTCCGGCGAGCGGCTCGCGCCCTTCGGCGACCGGGCCACCCTCGTCCACGCGATCTACGCCGACCTCGCCGAGGTCCTGGACGGGCTGCGCATCCCGGCCGTCCAAGGCATCCTCTTCGACCTGGGCGTCTCCTCCATGCAGTTGGACGAGGCCGACCGCGGGTTCGCGTACGCCCAGGACGCACCGCTGGACATGCGCATGGACCAGACGACCGGCATCAGCGCCGCCGAGGTGCTCAACAGCTACGCGCCGGGCGAGCTGGTACGGATCCTGCGCCAGTACGGCGAGGAGAAGCAGGCCAAGCGGATCGTCTCGGCGATCGTCCGGGAGCGGGAGAAGGAGCCCTTCGCCAACAGCGCCCGGCTGGTCGAACTGATCCGTGACTCCCTTCCGCAGGCCGCCAAGCGGACCGGCGGCAACCCGGCGAAGCGGACCTTCCAGGCCCTGCGGATCGAGGTCAACGGGGAGCTCTCCGGGCTGGAGCGGGCCATTCCGGCGGCGGTGGACCGGATCGCGGTCGGCGGCCGGATCGCGGTGCTCTCCTACCACTCGCTGGAGGACCGCCTGGTCAAGCAGGTCTTCGCGGCCGGCGCGACCTCGACGGCCCCGCCCGGCCTGCCGGTGGTGCCGGAGAAGTATCAGCCGAAGCTGAAACTGCTCACGCGCGGCGCCGAACTGCCCACCGAGGAGGAGATCGCCGAGAACCGGCGGGCCGCCCCGGCCAGGTTCCGCGGCGTAGAACGCATCCGGGAGGCGCGACTGTGACCAAGGCCGGGAAGGTCGCCACGCTGACCCGTGGGCAGGCGGCCCGCCTCGGCCGGGCGCTCGGCGGCCGCCCGGCCCGCCCGCGTCCCGGCGGGCAGGCGGCCCGGATGCCGTTCGTGCTGCTGGTCGTGGCCCTGCTCGCCGGCGGCCTGATCAGCCTGCTGCTGCTGAACTCGGCACTGAACGAAGGCTCCTTCCAGCTCAGCAAGTTGCGGAAGGAAACCACCGCCCTCACCGACGAGGAGCAGGCGCTGCAGCGCGACGTCGACGCCTACTCCGCGCCCGACGCGCTCCAGCGCCGGGCACACGAACTGGGCCTGGTCCCCGGCGGCAGCCCGGTCTTCATCGGCCCGGACGGCAAGGTCGCGGGCAGCGCCGCGCCCGCCGAGGCCCCGCCGTCACCCACCCCGACCCCGGCTCCGCCGGCGGCCCCGGGCACCTCCCCGGCCGCACCCGCGGCGTCGGCCCCGGCCTCGCAGAGCCCGGCAGTCGCGCCCCCGGCCCAGCCCTTGCCACAGCAGCCCACCCCCAACCCAGGTCGGTGATGTCGTGACGCGGATCCCTGCGGGGCCGTTCCCCACCCCGCCCTTCCCCTCCCGGCCACCGCTGGGACGGGCCCCCGGTTCCCCCGGCGCGGCCCTGCCAGGGGCGGTGACCGCGTGAGCCCGCAGGAGCCGCCCCGGCGGCGGGTGCCCGGACCGGCCAGGCCGCCCCGTGCCGGCGACCGGGCCAGGGCCGGCGCCCGCCCGGCCCCGCGCCCGGCCTCGCGCCCGGCGACCCGGCGGCCGACGGGCCCCCGTACCCCGCACACGATCCGACTCGGCAGCCCGCGGCCCCGACTGCGCCTGGTCGGCGTCGGCCTGACCCTCGTCATGCTGGCCTTCGTGGTCCGCCTGCTCCAGGTCCAGGCCGTCGACGCCGCGGCGTTCTCCGCCGAGGCCTCCAAGAACCGCTACACCAGCGTCAAGCTGGCCGCCGAGCGAGGCGAGATCACCGACCGCCGGGGCGTGGCCCTCGCCACCAGCGTCGACGCGTACGACATCACCGCCGACCCGAAGATGTTCACCCCGCAGGACAGCAAGGCCCCGGACGCCCCGCAGCAGGCCGCCGCCCTCCTCGCGCCCATCCTCGGCAAGGACGCCAAGGAGCTCACCGAGCGGCTGAGCACCAAGAACTCCCGGTACGTCGTCCTCGCCCAGCGCCAGACCCCCCAGGTCTGGAACCAGATCAAGGACCTCAAGCGGGTCTTCGCGGACAAGGCGGCGGCCGACAAGCGGGGCAACGGCCCCGGCGCCAACGTCCTCGCCGGCGTGTTCAAGGAGACCAGCAGCAAGCGCGTGTACCCGAACGGCGACCTCGCCGCCGGGATACTGGGTTACGTCAACGCCGAGGGCAAGGGAGCCGGCGGCCTGGAGTCCTCCCTCGACAAGAAGCTGTCCGGCAAGGACGGCGAGATCACCTACGCCCAGTCCGGCGGCCGCCAGGTCCCCACCGCCGACTCCAACGAGAAGCCCGCCGTCCCCGGCGAGGACATCCAGCTGACCATCGACCGGGACATCCAGTGGGCGGCGCAGAGCGCCATCGCCGAACAGGTCCAGAAGTCCGAGGCCGACCGCGGCTACGTCATCGTCCAGGACACCCGCACCGGCGAGGTGCTCGCCATGGCCAACGCCCCGGGCTTCGACCCCAACGACCTGACCCGGGCCCGCTCCGCCGCCATGGGCAACGCCGCGCTCCAGGACGTGTACGAACCCGGCTCCACCGCCAAGGTCATGTCGATGGCCGCCGTGCTGGAGGAGAAGAAGGCCACCCCGGAGACCCGGGTCGAGGTCCCCAACCGGCTCCACCGCGGCGACCGGCTCTTCAAGGACGACATCGACCACCCGACCTGGTACCTGACCCTCAACGGGGTCCTCGCCAAGTCCTCCAACATCGGCACCATCCTGGCCACCGGCCAGCTCGGACCCACCCAGCCCGAGGCCAACGAGGTCCTGCACTCCTACCTGACCAAGTTCGGCATCGGTCGGCCCACCGGCCTGAACTACCCGGGCGAATCCCGCGGCATCCTCGCCGCCCCCAAGGACTGGTCCACCTCCCAGCAGTACACGATCCCCTTCGGCCAGGGACTCTCGCTCAACGCCATGCAGGCGGCCTCCGTGTACTCGACCATCGCCAACGACGGCGTCCGCATCGAGCCGACCCTGGTCCGCGGCACCAAGGGCCCCGACGGCCGCTTCACCCCGGCCCCGGCCCCCGAGCGGGACCGTGTGATCAGCCCGGAGACCGCCAAGACCCTCGCCGAGATGCTCGAATCCGTGGTCGACGACCAGGAGGGCACCGGAACCAAGGCGAAGATCCCCGGCTACCGGGTCGGCGGCAAGACCGGCACATCCAACCGGGTGGATCCGGCCACCGGCCGCTACAAGGGCTACACCGCGTCCTTCGCCGGATTCGCCCCCGCGGACAACCCGCGCATCACCGTCTACTGCGCCATCCAGAACCCCACGAAGGGCAGCTACTTCGGCGGCCAGATCTGCGGCCCCATCTACAAGAAGGTCATGGAGTTCGCGCTCAAGACCCTCCAGGTGGCCCCCACGGGAACCGCGCCCGCCGGGCTCCCCGTCACCTACGGCACCGCTACTCAGCCCGCCGAGCAGCCCGCCCCGCAGCCCAGTCCGCAGCCCGGCCAGTGACCCACAGCCAGGCCAGGCCCGCCAGAAAAGCGTGAGGCACCATCAGTGACAACCATCACCCCGAAACCCGGGAACCCGACGACCCCCGAAGCCGAGGCCGGGGCCTCACTTCGCGGGCGGCCCGCTGCGCCCGGTACGCTCACCGCCGTGTCCCACGCTGATCAGCCCAGAAACACCGAGAAGGCCCCGGCAACGCCGCCGGGAGCGCCCCGGCCCGCGTCCGCCAGCCCGAGCCCGCTGGGCGAGCTGGCCGCCCTGCTGGGCATCCCGGCGCCCGGCGCGGCGCAGATCACCGGCATCACGCACGACTCCCGTGCGGTCCGCCCCGGTGACCTGTACGCCGCCCTGCCGGGAGCCAGGACGCACGGCGCCGACTTCGCCGCCCAGGCGGCCGGTCTCGGTGCCGCCGCCGTGCTGACCGACCCCGCGGGGGCGGAGCGCGCCGCGGCGACCGGCCTGCCGGTCCTGACCGTCGACGACCCGCGCGGCCGGATGGGAGAGCTCGCCGCGGCGATCTACGGGCGCCCCGGTGAGGGCCTGCTCCAGATCGGGATCACCGGTACCTCCGGCAAGACCACCACGGCGTACCTCGTCGAAGGCGGCCTGCGCGCGGCGGGCCGGAGCACCGGACTGGTCGGCACCGTCGAGATGCGCATCGGCGACGAGCGCATCAAGTCCGAGCGGACCACCCCCGAGGCCACCGACCTCCAGGCCCTCTTCGCGGTCATGCGCGAACGTGGGGTCGAGGCCGTGGCCATGGAGGTCTCCAGCCACGCCCTGGTGCTCGGCCGGGTCGACGGCTGCGTCTTCGACGTCGCCGTCTTCAACAACCTGAGCCCGGAGCACATGGAGTTCCACTCCGACATGGAGGACTACTTCCAGGCCAAGGCGGGGCTCTTCACCACCCGCCGGGCCCGCCTGGGCGTGGTCAACCTCGACGACGAGTACGGCCGCCGCCTGGCCAAGGAGGCCACCGTCCCGGTCGTCACCTTCTCCGCCGCGGGCGACCCGGCCGCCGACTGGCGGGCCGAAGACGTCGTCACCGGCCACATGGACTCCACGCTGACGCTGGTCGGCCCCGAGGGACAGCGCGTGCGCGCCAAGGCCCCGCTGCCCGGCCCGTTCAACGTCGCCAACACCGTCGCCGCGATCGTCACGCTCGCCGCCGCCGGCATCGACCCGCAGACCGCCGCCGACGGCGTCGCCGCGGTCCCCGGGGTCCCCGGCCGGCTGGAGCGGGTGGACGCGGGACAGCCCTACCTCGCCGTCGTCGACTACGCGCACAAGACGGACGCCGTGGAATCGGTGCTGCGCGCGCTGCGCGAGGTCACCGAGGGCAAGCTGCACATCGTGCTCGGCTGTGGCGGCGACCGCGACACCACCAAGCGCGGACCGATGGGGGCCGCGGCCGCCCGGTTCGCCGACGTCGCCGTCCTGACCTCCGACAACCCGCGTTCCGAGGACCCGCTCGCGATCCTCGCCGCGATGTTCGAGGGCGCCGTGTCCGTGCCGCCCGCCGAGCGGGGCACCGTCCTCGTCGACGCCGACCGGGCGGCGGCCATCGCCGCCGCCGTCGCGCGCGCCGAGCCCGGCGACACCGTGCTCGTGGCGGGCAAGGGCCACGAACAGGGCCAGGACACCGCCGGTGTCGTACGCCCCTTCGACGACCGCACGGTGCTCCGCGCCGCGATCGAGCACCGAGCCGTGCTCGACCGGCCGGCCGTGCTCGATGAAACGACCCAGGTCCGACAGGCCGAGGTGAACCAGTGATCGCCCTTTCCCTCGCCGAGATCGCCGACATCACCGGCGGGCGGCCCCACGACATACCGGATCCGTCCGTCCAGATCACCGGACCCGTGGTCTACGACTCCCGTGAGGTCCGGCCGGGCAGCCTGTTCGCCGCCTTCGTCGGCGAGCGGGTCGACGGCCACGACTACGCGCAGCGCGCGGTGTCCGCCGGGGCCGTGGGCGTCCTCGCGACCCGGCCCGTCGGCGTACCGGCCATCGTGGTCCCCGACGTGGTGGCCGCCCTCGGAGCGCTCGCCCGGGCCGTGGTCACCCGCCTGGGCACCGACGTCGTGGCCCTCACCGGATCCGCCGGCAAGACCTCCACCAAGGACCTGATCGCGCAGGTGCTGCAGCACCACGCGCCGACCGTGTGGACCCCCGGGAACCTCAACAACGAGATCGGCCTGCCGATCACGACGCTGCGCGTCACCGAGGACACCCAGCACCTGGTCCTGGAGATGGGCGCCCGCGGCATCGGCCACATCCGCTACCTCACCGGACTGACGCCCCCGCGGATCGGTCTGGTCCTCAACGTCGGCACCGCCCACATCGGCGAGTTCGGCGGCCGCGAGCAGATCGCGCAGGCCAAGGGGGAGCTGGTCGAGGCCCTGCCGGCCGAGGCGGAGGGCGGCGTCGCCGTCCTCAACGCCGATGACCTGCTGGTTCGTGAAATGGCCGGGCGCACGAAGGCCCGTACGGTGCTGTTCGGTGAGGCCGAGGACGCCGAAATCCGGGCCACCGAAGTCCGCATGACGGACAGGGGGACGGCTTCCTTCACACTGCACACACCGACCGGGTGCAGCGACGTGACCTTGCGGCTGTACGGTGAGCACCACGTGTCGAACGCGCTCGCCGCGGCCGCCGTCGCCCATGTACTGGGCATGTCCGTACAGGAGATCGCCACCGCGCTCTCCGGGGCGGGCACGCTGTCCCGGTGGCGGATGGAGGTCACCGAGCGGGCGGACGGTGTGACGATCGTCAACGACGCCTACAACGCGAACCCCGAGTCCATGCGGGCCGCACTCCGCGCGCTCGCCGCGATGGGCGGGGCCGGCAAGGCGAACGGGGGACGCACGTGGGCGGTGCTCGGCCCGATGGCCGAGCTCGGAGACGACGCTCTCGCCGAGCACGACGCGGTCGGACGACTTGTCGTCCGGCTCAACGTGAGCAAGCTCGTCGCAGTCGGGGGCAGGGAAGCCTCCTGGCTGCAACTGGGCGCATATAACGAGGGTTCGTGGGGTGAGGAGTCGGTGCTCGTGTCCGACGCGCAGGCGGCGGTCGACCTGTTGCGCAGTGAACTGCGCCCGGGTGACGTCGTGCTGGTGAAGGCTTCCAGGTCGGCCGGTCTGGAGCGGGTGGCCCAGGGCCTTCTCGACAGCACTGTCGAGGGCGAGGTCGCCGACCGATGAGGCAGATCCTGTTCGCCGGTGTCATCGGCATGTTCCTCACCGTCATCGGCACCCCGCTGCTGATCAAGCTGCTCGCCCGCAAGGGCTACGGCCAGTTCATCCGCGACGACGGCCCCCGCGGCCACGCCGGGAAGAAGGGCACGCCCACCATGGGCGGCATCTCCTTCATCCTGGCGACGCTCATCGCGTACGCCCTGACGAAGGTCCTCACCGGTGAGGAGCCGAGCTTCTCGGGCCTGCTCGTCCTGTTCCTGATGGCCGGCATGGGCCTCGTCGGATACCTGGACGACTACATCAAGATCGTCAAGCGGCGTTCGCTGGGCCTGCGGGCCAAGGCGAAGATGTCCGGCCAGCTGATCGTCGGCATCGCCTTCGCGGTGCTGGCCCTCCAGTTCAAGGACTCGCGCGGGCTCACCCCGGCCTCCACCAAGCTGTCGTTCGTCACGGACTTCGGCTGGTCGATAGGTCCGGTGCTGTTCGTGGTGTGGGCGCTCTTCATGATCCTGGCGATGTCCAACGGCGTGAACCTCACCGACGGTCTCGACGGTCTCGCGACCGGCGCCGCCGTGATGGTCTTCGGCGCCTACACCTTCATCGGCGTCTGGCAGTTCCAGGAGTCCTGCGCCAGGGCCGGTGACCTCACCAACCCGAACGCCTGCTTCGAGGTGCGCGACCCGCTCGACCTCGCGGTCGTCGCCTCCGCCCTCATGGGCGCCTGCTTCGGCTTCCTGTGGTGGAACACCTCGCCCGCCAAGATCTTCATGGGTGACACCGGCTCGCTCGCCCTCGGCGGCGCGCTCGCGGGCCTCGCCATCTGCTCCCGCACGGAGTTCCTGATGGCGCTCCTCGGCGGCCTCTTCGTGCTCATCACGATGTCGGTCGTCATCCAGGTCGGTTCCTTCAAGATGACCGGCAAGCGGGTCTTCCGGATGGCGCCACTGCAGCACCACTTCGAGCTCAAGGGCTGGTCCGAGGTACTGGTCGTGGTCCGCTTCTGGATCATCCAGGGCATGTGCGTGATCGTTGGTCTCGGTCTCTTCTACGCGGGATGGGCAGCCGACAAGTGACGTCCTGGCAGGACAAGAACATCACCGTCGCCGGTCTCGGCGTGAGCGGCATCAGTGCCGCCCGCGCCCTGGCCGGCCTCGGCGCAGTGGTGACCGTCGTCGACAACGGTGACGGTGACGCGCACCGCGCCCGGGCCGCCGAGCTCGCGGCGGAGGGCATCACCGTCCGCCTCGGCCGCCTCGCGGACGGCGGGCACGCGGGCGAGGTCCTGCCCGAGGGCACCGAACTGGTCGTCACCTCGCCCGGTTGGAAGCCCGACAGCCCGCTGTTCGCGGCCGCCGCCGAAGCCGGCGTGGACGTGGTCGGGGACGTGGAGATCGCCTGGCTGCTGCGCGAGGTCGGCCAGGAGCGGCGCGCCGCGCGCTCCGGCGAGGACGGGGCCGCGGCGCCCCGCAGTGCCCCCGCCCCCTGGCTCGCCATCACCGGCACCAACGGCAAGACCACCACCACCCAGATGCTGGCGTCGATCCTGAAGGCCGCGGGCCTGCGCACCGCGGCCGTCGGCAACATCGGCACCCCGATCATCGACGTGGTGCTCGGCGAGCAGGAGTACGACGTGCTCGCCGTCGAACTCTCCAGCTACCAGCTGCACTGGGCGCCCTCGCTGCGCGTCCACTCGGCGGCCGTGCTCAACCTGGCCCCCGACCACCTCGACTGGCACGGCTCGATGCAGGCGTACACCGCCGACAAGGGCCGGATCTACGAGGGCAACACGGTCGCCTGCGTCTACAACGTCGCCGACCCGGCCACCGAGGACCTGGTCGTGGAGGCCGACGTCGAAGAGGGCTGCCGCGCGATCGGCTTCACCCTCGGCGCCCCCGGCCCCTCCATGCTCGGCGTCGTCGACGGCATCCTCGTCGACCGGGCCTTCGTGGAGAACCGGCAGAAGAACGCCCAGGAGCTCGCCGAGGTCACGGACGTCAACCCGCCGGCCCCGCACAACATCGCCAACG
Protein-coding sequences here:
- the murD gene encoding UDP-N-acetylmuramoyl-L-alanine--D-glutamate ligase, whose translation is MGSRQVTSWQDKNITVAGLGVSGISAARALAGLGAVVTVVDNGDGDAHRARAAELAAEGITVRLGRLADGGHAGEVLPEGTELVVTSPGWKPDSPLFAAAAEAGVDVVGDVEIAWLLREVGQERRAARSGEDGAAAPRSAPAPWLAITGTNGKTTTTQMLASILKAAGLRTAAVGNIGTPIIDVVLGEQEYDVLAVELSSYQLHWAPSLRVHSAAVLNLAPDHLDWHGSMQAYTADKGRIYEGNTVACVYNVADPATEDLVVEADVEEGCRAIGFTLGAPGPSMLGVVDGILVDRAFVENRQKNAQELAEVTDVNPPAPHNIANALAAAALARAFGVEPRAVRDGLRDFRPDAHRVAYVDEVDSVTYIDDSKATNTHAAEASLAAFEPVVWIAGGLAKGATFDELVQNAAKRLRGAVLIGADRALIAEALARHAPEVPVVDLDRTDTGAMLAAVREAAALAEPGDTVLLAPACASMDMFANYNKRGDAFADAVRELAAENAADTA